One window from the genome of Macrobrachium rosenbergii isolate ZJJX-2024 chromosome 2, ASM4041242v1, whole genome shotgun sequence encodes:
- the LOC136843494 gene encoding uncharacterized protein has product MERIDGVNLFFTHNSVAPYGKTPQWALQGVVKSNVCSLRVHRIIENECDVDCWWRLDTLGISTDEQFTESEKTAMIQVQQSVVKTRLGYQVRLPFKGTQLPSNNYCNAAMQLGALEKQFQKDPGYRESYQRVLDTYLSSGFTEEVSDPQNNGYFTPHFGVREESSTTPLRIVFNASPKRKGELSLNNCLYAGPNLVELLCDVLRFRTNSYAVISDIVKSPLNGFSVMNIPFSAVPSRVT; this is encoded by the coding sequence ATGGAAAGGATAGATGGTGTAAATTTGTTCTTTACTCATAATAGCGtagccccctacgggaaaacACCGCAATGGGCACTGCAAGGTGTTGTGAAATCAAATGTGTGCTCGTTGAGAGTCCACAGAATCATAGAAAATGAATGTGATGTTGATTGTTGGTGGAGACTGGACACCCTGGGTATTTCCACTGATGAACAATTCACCGAGTCAGAGAAAACTGCGATGATACAGGTGCAACAGAGCGTAGTGAAGACGCGATTGGGTTATCAGGTTAGGTTACCTTTCAAAGGGACGCAACTTCCGAGTAACAATTACTGTAATGCTGCCATGCAGCTTGGTGCTTTGGAAAAGCAGTTTCAGAAGGATCCTGGGTACAGAGAGTCGTACCAGCGAGTCCTTGATACTTATTTGAGCTCAGGCTTCACTGAAGAAGTTTCTGACCCCCAAAACAATGGATATTTTACGCCTCACTTTGGCGTGAGGGAAGAGAGTAGCACAACTCCATTGCGCATTGTTTTCAATGCGTCTCCTAAGCGTAAGGGTGAATTGTCCCTGAACAACTGCCTGTATGCTGGCCCGAATTTGGTCGAGCTTCTGTGTGATGTGTTGAGATTCCGAACGAACTCCTATGCTGTCATTAGtgatattgtaaagtccccgctcaacgggttctctgtaatgaacatcccgttttctgcagtgccttcacgtGTGACCTAG